The window GTAAGATCGCCCGGATGGCAAAAGATCACGGCGTTCAACGTGTAATTGCTAGCCAAGAGCGGCCAAAGCCTGAAACGATTAAGACTTTAGTTAATGAAAAGATTGAGATATATAATGTCTTCAATGTTCAAACTTCCGTTTTACGAGCTTTGATTGAATCGCCATCAATTTTGAGAATTTTAACTGACACTAAAAATGGTCTCTTTGAAGTAACTGTTAGAAACCATAAATATGCTGGTCAAAAATTAATGAACTTCGACTTTATTGAACAGATGACAGTAAGTCGAATTTGGAGAAATGGTAAATGGCTGGTACCGCATGGTAATACGATTATTGAAGTGGGTGACCATTTGATTTTTACAGCTAAAGGCGAAGATGCTGAAAGAATTAGAGAAGAATTAGGCCGAAGAAATTAAATATGAAAAAAAGAAAAAGACAGGATAATTCCTGTCTTTTTTGTTAACGCTGATTCTTTGCCTCTTGTAAAATAATCAGTGTATTTAAACTATGAGTAAAAGCTTGATCAGCTGCTTTAAAATTATGTTGATCGATAATCTTAGTAAATTCGATGAATTCAGCAACCATGCGGTGAGAATATTTATTATTGTTAGTGACTTCAAGTTCTTGTCCACGTAGCTGCATCCCCACTTTAGGCATTTCATTTGGATGCCCGTAAATAATAAGTGTGCCTTTTTCACCTTCAATGGTACTGACATTAGGTGAAAAACTGTCTTTAGCAGCTATAGAACTTACTTGTTTATCAGGGTAACTGAGGTGCAAGATACCAGAAGTGTCGATATTTTTTTGAATGGTTGGGAAATATTTCACGGAATTAGGTTTACCAAATAGCTTAGTGATAATGTGCAAATTATAGATCCCCAGATCCATTAAAGCACCGCCATCTTTTTTAGGATCAAAAGCAGGTTGAATATCTCCTGCTAAAAAAGCATCATAACGACTAGAGTATTGTGTGTAATTGAGGTTTACGACATGAATTGGGGCGATTTTATCTAAATTAGCTTCGATAAACTTAAAGTTTTCTAAGTAAATGTTGGTGATAGCCTCAATAATGATTAGCTTCTTTTGATCGGCAATTTCTTTTAATTCACGCGCTTCATCAGAAGTTGCAACAAATGGTTTTTCACAAATGACATTTTTGCCAGCTTCAAGAGCAGCTTTTGAAATAGAAAAATGCAAGCTGTTTGGAACAGCTACGTAGATGGTGTCGACGTTTGGATCATTAAATATATCCTCATTATTGTCGTACAATTTGGATATTTTATATTCTTTTTGTAAATCTAAGCCAACTTGATGACTTCTCTTAGTAGTTGCTAGCGCTGCTAGTTCAAGATCAGGAATTTGATCAGCAATTGTTAGAAAGTCATGGACAATTTTTCCAGAACCGATAATACCCAGTTTCATTTTTTTCTCCTTTAATTTGACTTAATATTTAGTTTTTTAGCATTTTTAGTGACTGAAGATGGAATCTTCAATTTCTTAACTTGGTTAACGTCATAAAGGTGAAGAGATAGCGTGCCTTCTTTTTTACTATAGTATGTAACCTTGTAATAAAGTTCAGTTAACTCTTTTTTGCGATTAACTTTAACCTGAAGCTCAATATTTTTAACATTGCTTGAATGAGGATCGCTAGTTGGAGCTACAGAAGTTGCTTTTTGCATACTTTTAATGACGGCTTTATTATTGCCATGATAAGAAATCACATAGCCCCCCAGGCCATTAGACTTAAGTGTTAATTGCTTAAATGCCTCATCAGAAAACTGTTTAAAGTTATGAGCGGTATAAAGCTTTTTATAGCCAGAATATACTTCATTAAAAATTGCGTTTTGCTTGATATAATTCCATTCTTCTTTGTTATCACGGTGGTAAACGTATTGATCGTTAGACCATAGTTCAGAATTTGTGTCTGATTTTGGAACGCTTTTCATTGAGATATGAATTGTATTATTGGGCCCAACGACATAATTTGAATACATTTTGCCTTTTGAGTTAGTAGTTTTGACATCAACGCGAGCAGTTTTGACATTAGTGTCAGATGCTCCTGTCAAAGCAGCTTTAGGGCTTGGCTTGCCAAAGGCAATTATAGCGCCCCAGATTACAAGTACTAAAACAATAATGGCTAAAATTAAAGCGGCAATTTTGCCGCCTTGATTGTGAGAAAAAATATTTTTTTTGCTTTTTTCTTTATTTTTCTGCATCAGTTTATCTTTCTAAAATAATTATTGATTATTTTGCTCAGCTTGAGCCTTCTTGATTTCTTCTGCATCGATTGCATTCTTTTGAATATCAGAAGGAACAGCTAAGTCACTGTGTTGACGTAATTGGTCATAAGTTAGATTCCAAGTGAAATTGTATTTTCCACCAGCAGTATATTGAGCTTTAAAAGTCATTGATTCAACATTTCTACTTGTAGGATCAATTAAGTAAGTAACCTTTAAGTTTTGAACTTGAGCTGATTTCACTAGACGAGCCACTTGCATGTTTTGTGAACCTGGTGTGTTCATAGCATCGATGATTAAAGGATTGACTGCATTCCAAAGGTTAGTATCAGTACCATCAAAGCTGATTTCATAGTTACCATTTTTCTTTTGAACGGTAGCTTTTTTAGCAAGGGCCTTGTTGATTTTCTTAAAGGTTGCTGGATCGAATCTTTCTTTTACTTGATCGGGATCAAAAGTATCGGCATTAATGGAATTCTTAATCCAGTGTCCCTTGTTTTGCTCTAAGAGTAAGTACATGTCCTTTTTTGTCAGCCACATTTGTTCAGTTTGAGATTTTTTCTTTTGGGTCAAAGTATAAGTAAGATTAGTGATATCACCCTTATCCTTAAAAAGACCTTCTGATTTTGATTTTTGATTCATTTCATCAGAATTAATTGTTTGAGTGAAATGTCCGTTAGCCAAGCTAGAATTAAATTTTGCATTAATTAAAGAACTTGCAGAAGGCTCGGTATTAGTCTTTTGCTTATTATTGTTCTTCGAACACGCTGTAGTTAAAGAAACCAAGACTACTCCTAGTAAGAGCAGGAAACTGAATTTTTTCTTCATAAAAATATTCCCCCAATAAAAGTATCTATCTTATCTTATTTCTTATTTTACTCTATTTTTGCTTAAAAAAAGTATTCTAAAGGCCTAACTTTAGTGCTTTTTAAGGACGTTTAAGATATTACGCAATTTGCTGCCTTTAACTTGCAAATCTTTAACTGGTTGAGTTACTTCGATGCAGCCGATATATTTACCATCTTCGTTGTGGAGACTATAGAAAGAGATGTTAACTGGTTGCTGATTTTTAATAATCATAATTGAGATGCTTTTGCGCGTGCCTGTATGCATTTGATTTAGAACTTCTTTAACATGTTTTTGGCTGTGGCCGGGATGCACTTCAAAAACAGTTTTACCAATATCTTTTTCAGTGCGTTTGAAGAGTCGATTTTCATTCATTGATGACCAAACCACGCAGTCGTTTTCATCTAAGACATCCATTTCTTGCGGAATCGTCCTGAAAATTGCGTTTAATTGTTCAAGCGAAAGATGGCCGCCTTCTAAGTTGATATTTTCCATAGTTAATACTTCCAATCCATGCAAATTAATATATCTATTGTTATTTTAACATTAAAAAATTGTGGATTAATAAAGCTTTTTTTCGTAATTCCTATGAAATTTTTGCATAAGCGTGTAAAATAGTTAGTGAAACATTGAATTTTAAAGGAGATACAGTTCATGTCGAAATTAGTTTTAATTCGTCACGGTCAAAGTGAATGGAACCTTTCTAACCAATTTACTGGTTGGGTTGATGTAAACCTTTCAGAAAAAGGTGTTGAAGAAGCTAAGAAGGCTGGTCGTTTAATTAAGGAACACGGTCTTGAATTTGATCAAGCTTACACTTCATTATTAACTCGTGCTATCAAGACTTTGCACTACGCACTTGAAGAAAGTGACCAACTTTGGATTCCAGAAACTAAGACTTGGAGATTAAACGAACGTCATTACGGTGCTCTTCAAGGTTTAAACAAGAAGGCTACTGCTGAAAAATACGGTGACGAACAAGTTCACATTTGGCGTCGTTCATACGATGTTTTGCCACCAGCTATTGATGATGACAACGAATTTAGTCAAGCACATGACCGTCGTTACGCAAACTTGGATCCACACATCGTTCCTAAGGCAGAAAACTTACACGTTACTTTAGATCGTGTAATGCCATTCTGGGAAGATCACATTGCTCCAGATTTACTTGACGGCAAGAACGTTATTATTGCTGCACACGGTAACTCACTTCGTGCTTTAACTAAGTACATTGAAAACATCTCTGATGATGACATCATGGACTTAGAAATGAAGACTGGTGAACCAGTTGTTTACACATTTGACGACAAGTTAGATGTTGTTAACAAGGAAAAGCTTGACGACTAATTTTTAGTTATTGAGTATTAAAGAACTCCGACGAAAGTCGGAGTTTTTTGTTATAAAAAATTTTTCACTCTTTTGCGTAATTAAATATGTAGCAAAAATTTATAATTTATGCGCATGTGTGTATAATTATTAGCAAGGAGAGAAAAATTGGTTAAGCGAAGAGACATCATCAAGGATCTACTTAGTAAGGGAATGATAATTGATGAAGGTAAGAGAAATAATAGACATGCCCGAGTGGTAAATCCCTCAAATGGGATGAAAGCACCCTTAGCTCGCCATAGGGAAATATCATTTTTTACAGTTAAGGCACTTTATAAGGAACTAGGTCTTGAGGTGCCTGATAATTTAAATAGATAATGATTGGAGAAAAGATTGATATGAAAAAAAGAATCGTAACTTATCCAGCAATTTTTAAGCCAATTGCAAAAGATGTTTACTTTATCAGTTTTCCCGACGTTAAAGGTGCTGTAACAGAAGGACATGGATTGGCAGATGCTTTTGATATGGCTTCTGATGCATTAGCGACAGTTTTATTTGATGAAAAAGAATTTCCAAAAATGACTGATCCTTCAAAAATTAAAGTTAATGGTGAAGGAGCTTTTGTTGCTTTGGTATCAGCTGATTTGTCAAAAGCAGCTTCTAATTTTGAAAAAACAATTCGCAAAAATGTAACAGTTCCTTTGAATCTAGCAACAGAAGCTGAAAAACAGCATTTGAATTTTTCTAAAGTATTAACAGAAGCTTTGAGAAAAAAGTTAAGTTAGCAGAATTAAAAAATAAGCAAAAAGCCTCCCAAACGGGAGGCTTTTTAAGTGTGACTATTATATTTAAGTTTTGATTTAACTAAGAGCTAGTCTTATAATTTTTACCAACTAGCCTTGCGCACGCCAGGAAGTTGTCCTTTATGTGCTAGTTCTTTGAAGCGTAAACGTGACATACCAAACTTACGCATATAACCATGTGGTCTACCATCATGTAGATCACGATTGTGGTAGTGAGTTGGGTGAGCATCAAGCGGTAATTTTGCCAATGCTTCTACGTTACCAGCTTCTTTTAATTCGTAGTATTTTTTGATTAATTTGCGCTGCTTAGCAGCTTTAACAATTTTTGATTTTTTTGCCATATATCTTTCCTTTCGAATATAGAATATAAAATATAAGTTAATTAAGAATAAAACATGACTAATTTGAGCTAACTTAAAGTAAGTATATTGTATTAAATTATTAATAATTTGTCAAAAAGAAAGTATTTTAAAAAGAATTAGTTTAAAATAAGTAATGATTGATTAAAGAAGGGAAAAGAAGCCGTGGGTATTTTTAAAAGAATACTTCATAATGAAGACTTGCGACAGCTAATTATTTATGTATTAATTGGGGTGTTAGGATTAGGTGTTGATTTCGGGATCTTCGCACTCCTAACCCATTTTAAGATGCAAGTCGAAGTAGCTAATTTTATTTCATCATCTTGTGGGTTGATCAATAACTTTTTCTGGAATAGTTTTCTTAATTTTAAGGTTCACGATAAGTTATTAATAAGATTTGTTTCTTACTACTTAGTAGGACAGATTACAACTTTGTTCACTACAGTTTGTCTCTTTATCTTTGTAACTCAGCTAGGCTACAATCAGTTAATTGTAAAGGCTGTATCAACATTTATCGCAACCTTAATTCAATTTGTAATTAATAAGTTACTTACATTTAGAAAAATTAAAACTACTAAATCAAAAGTAGACGTTAGAAAGTAATAAGAAAGCCTGTTAAAGTATGAAAAAATTATCAATTATAGTTCCTTGTTATAACGAAGAGGAATCTGTACCACTTTTTTATCCAGCTGTGAATAAAGTAATGGATACAATCCCTGATTTAGAGCCAGAATATTGGTTTATTAATGATGGTTCCAAAGATAATACACTTAAAGAAATTAAAGAATTACGCAACAAAGATCCAGAGCATGTACATTTTGTTTCATTTTCAAGAAACTTTGGTAAGGAGTCAGCTCTTTATGCTGGACTTCAAGCTGCTACTGGAGACTATGTAGTTGTAATGGATGTTGACTTGCAAGATCCACCTAAGTTCTTGCCTCAGATGTATGATCTAATTAAAACCGGTGAGTATGATTGTATTGGAACTCGCCGTGTTGATCGTACAGGGGAAGCTAAATTTAAGTCTTTCTTAAGTGATATGTTCTATAAGGTTGTTAATAAGATTTCTGATACTGAAATTGTACCTGGAGCTCGTGACTACCGGATGATGACTCGTCAAATGGTAGATGCAGTTCTAGATATGCCCGAATATAATCGTTTTTCAAAGGGGATCTTCTCTTGGGTCGGCTTTAAGACGAAGTACTTAGATTACCATAATGTTGAACGTGTAGCTGGTGAAAGTGATTGGAACACGTGGAAATTATTTAAATACGCAATGGATGGAATTGCTGACTTTTCACAAGCTCCACTAAATTTAGCTGTTTGGATTGGTACAGGTTCATTTGTTTTATCAATTATTGGTTTAATAGTTGTAATTATTCGCAGAATACTCTATCCAGGTTCTAGCATTTTTGGCTGGGCTTCGATGGTATGCGTAATTCTTTTGCTTGGTGGTTTACAATTGCTCTGCATTGGTATTTTAGGTAAGTATATCGGCCGAGTATATATCCAAGTAAAAAATCGACCAATCTATATTATTAAAGAGAAGAAGTAAATAAATTAAAAAATACCGAGGTTCATAATTGAATCTCGGTATTTTTATATAATTAAAATTTTTAAATAGTGATTAATTCTCTTTATCTTCTTTAATTGTAAGGCTTAATAAAAGACCAATAACGATTAAGATTAAAGTAAAGTAGAAACCGTAGTGAGCACCATTAGTAAAACGAACTGCACTTGAGCCTTTACTTATTCCTTGTCCCATGGCTAACAAAATAGTTGCAATAGCAGTGGCAACGGCACCAACGATTTGTTGTAAAGTGTTCATGATAGTCGATCCATCAGCAGAAGCTGGACCTTGAATAGCATTTAAGGCGTAAGTTTGAGATGGTGACATTGCCAAAGGACAACCAATCATTAAAATTATTTGAGCTAAAATAATGTACCAAACGGGTGCAGATGGAGTAGCAAATGCTAACATTAAAGCACCAATAAATGCAATAACAAAGCCTAGAACTGCTGGTATTTTAGCACCCTGGCTATCATAAATTCTACCAGCTAAAGCAGAAGTAATTGCATTAATAAGTCCACCAGGAAGCATAATGATTCCAGTTAGGGCTACTGCTAATGAAAGTCCATTTTGAATAAATTGGGGCAATAAATACATAGCAGATAAAATAATTCCAAAGTCAATCATAACTAATAAAGCGCCAGTTCTAAATTGGGCAATTGAAAAGATTTTTAGATTTAAAACTGGGTTTTCTAAATTAAGTTGACGATGAACATAAAATGCAAGTACGACAATAGCTAAGATAAATAACCCAATAACAATTGGTGAAGTTAAACCGAGGTCAGAAGCAAGACTGACGCTAGCAACTAAACTAGCAAAGCCTACGGCTGATTCAATAATGGAAGGGTAATCAACGTGTGGTCTAGTAATCTTGATAGTATTTTTTAATGAAGTAAAAGCGAAAATAAGTGCAACTGCTAGGAATGGTACAAACATCCAAAAAATCCAATTCCAGGATAATTTAGCTAAGATTAAACCTGTGACAGTGGGACCAATAGCGGGTGCTAGCATAATAACCATTGCACAGACACCCATGGCAGCTCCTAAGCGGTTAGGTGGAAAAATTTGCATTGCTACAGTAAACATTAGTGGGAGAACAATACCGGTTCCAACACCTTGAATCATTCTTCCTAAAAGTAAAATTCCAAAGCTTGGTGCAATTGCGGAAATAATTGAACCGATTAAGAAAGCAAATAAACCAAAGATAACTAATTGACGAGTGGTGAACCACTTAGTAAGTAAGCTTGAAAGTGGTAAGATAATGCCGATGATTAACATATAGCCAGTAACTAGCCACTGAATAGTACCTGTTCCTACCTTAAAAGCAATCATTAATTGTGGTAGAGCAATATTTAACGATGTTTCTGATAACATCCCAACAAAAGCTCCAATCATTAAAGCTGCCATTGCCATCCAGGGATGTGCAACAATAGTTAAAGATTTTAATTCAGGACGTGTTTGTGATTGTATTTCTTCCAAAAATAATTCCTCCTAAATATATAATTAAAAAAGCGTCGCTGATCATACTAACAGAAAAAATTTTTTCTCGTAAGTAATTTTTTGAGATTATAAATTTGAAAAGTGCGATAATTTTAACGAGGGAGAATTTTAGAATGAAAAAATTTAGTCAAAATACATGGATAAAAATTGCTTTATCCATTTTAGGAATTTTAGATGCTATTGTGGTCTATGTGCCTAATTATGCAGCAGTTGATCAGGGGCTAAAGGGAAGATGTGCAATTTTCTTTATTATTGCAGTAGTCTTGCTCTGGCTTCCAATGGAATTAAAGAGTAGTATTTTCGCTCTTAATTTCTATTATGAATTAGGCTTGATTCTAATTATTGTCTTTTTTATGACCAATCAAATGGCAATGAAATTTACAATTGGTCTAGTTATTGCACTGCTTTTGTTAACTTGGATTGGAATGGTAATTTTCAAGAATAATCTAGTAATGAAAAATAGAAACAGCGAACTTTTAATTATTAGATTAGTTATGATGCTAGTTTTAGCATATTTGGCCTATATTAGTGGTTTTGCTGCTTTAATGGGAGCTGAAATTTTCACTGTACAAGGACAAGCTTGGCTATTAATTTTAGGATTTTTACTTTGTGTATACTACTTAGTTTTAGCAGGAAGCATTTGGCAGCCTTGGTTTAGAAGATGGACATCTTGGATTATGATTTTAGCTGCAATTGTGCTTCATATGATCTTTGCTAGTGCAACTTCACTTAACTTGATCTTTTTGCCACTAATAGGTGAAGTAATCATGTTGATTTTGGTTTGGCGCAGCAATCGTATTTTAATGAAAAAGAAAAGGATTTCATAATTGACTCTTGCCAGACAGTATCAATCCCTGATAGAATAAATTGTTTAAAAGTTTAGGGAGAGATACAAAAATTATGAAATATGTTTATTTATTTTTACCAGCAATTGGCTGGGGACTTATGCCCCTTGTTATTGCTAGCGTAAAGAATAGTACAGTTTATAATCAGATTGTTGGTACTGTTGCTGCTTCATTTATTTTTGGTGCAATTGTAATGGCAATTATGCATCCAGCAATGAGTTGGTCACTGTTTTTGCTTTCTGCATTAGGTGGTGCGTGCTGGGTAATCGGTCAAGTTGGTCAGTACATTTCATATGAAAAGATTGGTGTTTCTGAAACAATGCCAATTTCAACTGGTTTACAGTTAATTGGTGTACCTCTTGTTGGTGTACTTGCCTTTGGCGAATGGTCCAGCCCACAAGCTAAGCTTTACGGTTTTATTGGAATTCTTGTTTTGATCATTGGTGTTGTATTAACTTCATTAACTGACCGCGGAACTAGTGAGGGTAATAAGTCTAACCAAGTAAGTACGATTATTTTGCTTGTCTTAACTTCTCTTGGCTACATTACTTCAAGTTCAATTCCAAAGGCTTTACATGGAAGCAGTATTTCAATCTTCTTTGGTCAAACCTTTGGTATGTTAGTTGCTGTGTTTATCTATACACTTGTTACTAAGAATTTACACGTTTGGAAAGAAAAATCTACTGTTCAAAGTGGTGGAGCAGGTATTCTTTATGCAATTGCTGCTTTAGCTTACATTCTTTCCGTTCAAGATAACGGAGTTAACATGGCTTTCGTTATTTCTCAACTTTGCGTAGTTATTTCTACTTTAGGTGGTCTGATTTTCTTACACGAAAAGAAAACTCGCAACGGTTTAATTTTTACCATTGCAGGCCTTATTTTAATTATTGGCGGTGCAATGTTAACTACATTATTTTAATAATGAAAAAAGGCATCCCACAATTGGGATGCCTTCTTTGTATCAACTTGTCCTAATTCTTAAATTGTTTTTAGTATTAGAACACTTTTAATTGTATTAGAACAAAATTAAAAGTCAAGTTAAATACAAAGCTGTTTCAACTATATATATAGCGTCTTCGAATTAAATAACAAATTAAGAAATTGAGAATCTAATAATAAACTATATGTTATCGCTTACAGTTGACATATTGAGTATGGCGTGATATTTTTAAAATAGGATTGGTCGAAATTGTTTAGGAGGACAATGGATGCTAGCAATTGAAAACAACCAGTTAAAGGTTGAAATTAATGAGGTCGGTGCTCAGCTTACGCACGTAGTTGATAAGACTACTAATGCCGACTACCTTTGGAATGGGAGCGAGTGGGAAAGACATGCTCCAATTCTTTTTCCGGCAATCGGAAGATCAAATGACAATAAATATATTTTAAATGGGAAAACATATGAAATGAAGCAACATGGCTTCGCTCGTGACTATCCTTGGACAGTTGTTGATAAGGGAGACGATCGAGTAAGTTTAACTTTAACCGAAAATGAAGAAACTTTAGCTGTTTATCCATTTCAATTTAGCTTAATGGTTACTTATACTTTAGAGGCTAACCAATTAAAGGTTGAATTTTTAGTTAAAAATAATTCTCAAGAAACAATGCCTTTTGGGCTTGGGTTCCATCCAGGCTTTAATGTGCCGATAGCTGGAGATGAGTTAAACTTTTCTGATTATGAAATAAGCTTAAGCCCAGAAGTAACTGAATTAACTCAGTTTCAAATCGATCCAATTCCATTCAGAAATGGCAAAGTTATTCCAGTACCAAATGCACAAAAGAGCATGCTGCCTTTATCATATTCCGAATTTGATGATGGCTTAATTATTATTAACAATCCTGGATTAACTGGAATTGAGTTATCTAGTGAAAAGTCAGAGCATAAAATATCTTTAACTTTAGAAGATTTTCCATATGTTGCTTTGTGGACAATGACGGATCCAGAAGCTAAATTCTTATGTATGGAACCTTTTGCTGGATTACCGGATATTAAGAGCAATGAATTAACTGACTGGATGAAAAAAGAGGGCAACAACTTCTTAGCACCAGATGAAAGTTCACATTTTTCAACTACAATTACTTTAGAATAAATATGAAAAGAGGAAAGCTGTGTGAAGTTTTCCTCTTTTTTACTAATTGTTTAAGATTTGGCATAATAAAGTTTTCAGAGTGTAATTTTGCTATAATATCCTTGTTTTAAGAAAGTTTGAGAAAGAATGTTATGGATAATAAGCCCAAAGAACCTGTTCTCTCAAGAGTGGAGATGAACAAAGAAAAAAATAATAAGAAAAAGCCAATCCGTATTATTATTGCGGTTGTTTTAGTGCTGGTTTTAGGACTTGGAGCCTATGCGGGATCTGTTTATTTAAAAGCTAAAAATGCCTTTGATAAAACATATGACCCAAAAACTGCTGTAAAACAAGATAGCTTTTCTGGTAAAGAACCATTCAATATTCTCTTGTTAGGAACAGATACGGGAGCCTTTGGTAGAAAAGAAGTTCGCGGAAACTCAGATACGATGATTTTGGTAACCGTTAACCCAACTAAAAAGAAACTTTCTTTAATGTCGATTCCACGTGATACCATGGCCAGAATGATTGGTACCGAAAACTTTAGCGTTCATAAGATTAATGCTGCTTATAATATTGGCGGTACCAAAATGGCAATGAAGACTACAAGTAAGGTCCTTAATGTGCCAATCAAATACTATATTTCAATGAATATGGGCGGAATGAGAAAGATTGTAGACGGCGTTGGTGGCGTTACAGTGACTCCACCATTAACGTTTACTTACGATGGCTACACCTTCACCAAAGGTAAAAAGGTACACTTAAATGGTAGTCAAGCCTTGGCTTACTCTCGAATGCGCTATGACGATCCCCGCGGAGACTATGGTAGACAATTGCGTCAGCGTGAAGTAATTATGTCTGTTTTAGAACATGCAATGTCATTTAGCACGCTAAAGAATTTAGATTCAATCTTAGGTTCTGTTTCAACTAGTTTGAGAACTAACTTAACTTTTGATTCAATGGTCAAAATTAGTAAAAACTACCGTAAATGTACTAGCAACATGTCTAGTGATTACTTGCATGGAGTAGGAGCAATGATTGGAGATGCTTCATATCAAGTAATGTCTGATAGAGAATTGCAAAGAACTTCAAATATTGTAAGAAACGATCTCGGTTTAGATTCAATGGATATTGATAATAATGAGACTTATCAAAATTCAATGAATTCTCAATTTGATTGGAGCAGTGGCGATTCTAATCAGGTATACTACATATATGATCCTTATACGGATGAATTATGGAACGGAGATCGTGCTTATTAATGAATGAATTAATTTCAATAGTAATAGGATATTTCCTTGGAAATATCCTTTTTGCTATGATTGTCGCAAAAATATTTTTACATAAAGATCCGACTAAATATGGCTCAGGAAATCCTGGAACAGCTAATATCGGAGCTGTGTTTGGTAAGAAATGGGGTATTCTTACTTGTATTGGCGATTTAGCCAAAACTTTGGTTGCCTTATTAATTGTCTACTTCATTTATCATGGCAACCGTTTGGATTTATCCTTTGCTGGTCTTGGCGTGGTTTTAGGCCATTCTTTTCCATTTTGGAATCACTTTAAAGGTGGAAAGGGAGTAGCTGTAACTGCTTTATGGATTGTGTTCTTTGATTGGAGAGCAGGACTAATTGCACTATTAATTGGCTTGTTTTTAGTAATCATTATGAAGAACCTTACAATTCCGCCGTTAGTTTATATGCTAGGTTTTAGTATTTTTACCTGGGTTAATTTTGGTTGGGAACAAGGATTGATCTTTTTAATTGCTACTTTAATTATGATTTTTCAATTCAGAAAAGATATTGTCGACTTCTTTACTGGTCATGGTAAACGAGTGGATGTATTGGTAACAATTAAGAAAAAGTTAGGGATATACAAATGAAAACAACATTAAGAAAAGTATTCCAGTGGATTTTACTTTTATGTTTATTGCTAGGAGTATTAATTCAAACTTTAGGCTTTTGGAACTATAACCCAACAGCCGTCTCTACTAAAACAAGAATTGGCATGGTAATTAGTCTGATTCAACTAGTGGTAATGGTTTGGTATGGGATGAGCTATGGTAATAAGGAGTATAGCTTTAAAGAAGCAGTTAAGAACTGGCTTGAAGGTGTTATTACCCTTATTATCTTCTATTTAGTATTTGTCATTTCGCTACCGCAATTTTTCTCTGCTTGGAATTTATGGGGAATCTTTTTCCCAGTTTTGACGAGTACATCGGCTTTAT of the Lactobacillus isalae genome contains:
- a CDS encoding Gfo/Idh/MocA family protein, with the translated sequence MKLGIIGSGKIVHDFLTIADQIPDLELAALATTKRSHQVGLDLQKEYKISKLYDNNEDIFNDPNVDTIYVAVPNSLHFSISKAALEAGKNVICEKPFVATSDEARELKEIADQKKLIIIEAITNIYLENFKFIEANLDKIAPIHVVNLNYTQYSSRYDAFLAGDIQPAFDPKKDGGALMDLGIYNLHIITKLFGKPNSVKYFPTIQKNIDTSGILHLSYPDKQVSSIAAKDSFSPNVSTIEGEKGTLIIYGHPNEMPKVGMQLRGQELEVTNNNKYSHRMVAEFIEFTKIIDQHNFKAADQAFTHSLNTLIILQEAKNQR
- a CDS encoding DUF6612 family protein, yielding MKKKFSFLLLLGVVLVSLTTACSKNNNKQKTNTEPSASSLINAKFNSSLANGHFTQTINSDEMNQKSKSEGLFKDKGDITNLTYTLTQKKKSQTEQMWLTKKDMYLLLEQNKGHWIKNSINADTFDPDQVKERFDPATFKKINKALAKKATVQKKNGNYEISFDGTDTNLWNAVNPLIIDAMNTPGSQNMQVARLVKSAQVQNLKVTYLIDPTSRNVESMTFKAQYTAGGKYNFTWNLTYDQLRQHSDLAVPSDIQKNAIDAEEIKKAQAEQNNQ
- a CDS encoding PAS domain-containing protein, producing the protein MENINLEGGHLSLEQLNAIFRTIPQEMDVLDENDCVVWSSMNENRLFKRTEKDIGKTVFEVHPGHSQKHVKEVLNQMHTGTRKSISIMIIKNQQPVNISFYSLHNEDGKYIGCIEVTQPVKDLQVKGSKLRNILNVLKKH
- a CDS encoding 2,3-diphosphoglycerate-dependent phosphoglycerate mutase, producing MSKLVLIRHGQSEWNLSNQFTGWVDVNLSEKGVEEAKKAGRLIKEHGLEFDQAYTSLLTRAIKTLHYALEESDQLWIPETKTWRLNERHYGALQGLNKKATAEKYGDEQVHIWRRSYDVLPPAIDDDNEFSQAHDRRYANLDPHIVPKAENLHVTLDRVMPFWEDHIAPDLLDGKNVIIAAHGNSLRALTKYIENISDDDIMDLEMKTGEPVVYTFDDKLDVVNKEKLDD
- a CDS encoding type II toxin-antitoxin system HicB family antitoxin; this translates as MKKRIVTYPAIFKPIAKDVYFISFPDVKGAVTEGHGLADAFDMASDALATVLFDEKEFPKMTDPSKIKVNGEGAFVALVSADLSKAASNFEKTIRKNVTVPLNLATEAEKQHLNFSKVLTEALRKKLS
- the rpsN gene encoding 30S ribosomal protein S14; translation: MAKKSKIVKAAKQRKLIKKYYELKEAGNVEALAKLPLDAHPTHYHNRDLHDGRPHGYMRKFGMSRLRFKELAHKGQLPGVRKASW
- a CDS encoding GtrA family protein — its product is MGIFKRILHNEDLRQLIIYVLIGVLGLGVDFGIFALLTHFKMQVEVANFISSSCGLINNFFWNSFLNFKVHDKLLIRFVSYYLVGQITTLFTTVCLFIFVTQLGYNQLIVKAVSTFIATLIQFVINKLLTFRKIKTTKSKVDVRK
- a CDS encoding glycosyltransferase family 2 protein, with the translated sequence MKKLSIIVPCYNEEESVPLFYPAVNKVMDTIPDLEPEYWFINDGSKDNTLKEIKELRNKDPEHVHFVSFSRNFGKESALYAGLQAATGDYVVVMDVDLQDPPKFLPQMYDLIKTGEYDCIGTRRVDRTGEAKFKSFLSDMFYKVVNKISDTEIVPGARDYRMMTRQMVDAVLDMPEYNRFSKGIFSWVGFKTKYLDYHNVERVAGESDWNTWKLFKYAMDGIADFSQAPLNLAVWIGTGSFVLSIIGLIVVIIRRILYPGSSIFGWASMVCVILLLGGLQLLCIGILGKYIGRVYIQVKNRPIYIIKEKK